TGCATCTCTTAGCCTTTCGAACAGCTTAGTCCGACTTTCCACGAGAGGAGTAAAACTCCTAGCAGGCCTATTTTCAAAATTGGGTTGGGTAAGGTTATAGTTATTTTGTGGGGGTGGGGGTACATGCCGGTAACTAGGACGATTTTGGCGGAAAGCTGCGGGAGTTCGGAAATTTGGGCGCTGTTGAGTTTGGTAGCCACGAGGAgcattttgatagtgtggaggTAGGTAATTAGGAGGCAGGGTTTCATAACTTGATTGGACGTAAAAAATTGGGTAGGGATTTTGTGGAGATGGGGGATATATTTTGGAAGGTGAGGTTTTTCTGGAGCTAAAACTGGATGATCTTTGTATCCTTCTATTAGGCGTATGAAAAATAAAGGACacatcttctcttttctttttgaacaaatCTGAGGAACTAGTTTGGATAGCCACACAAGTAATCCTTCCGGTCTTAAGACCGTCTTCGATGGTCTCACCAATTTTGACCACCTCAGCAAATTTCGCTCCTACGAGCAACAATATCCTATCATAGTACTCAGGCTCTTGATTGCGTACAAAGACTTCAATAATCTCCTTTTCAGTCATGGGAGGTCTCACTCGGGAAGCCTCTTTCCTCCAACGGTAGGCATACTCTCGATAGCTTTCAGTAGACTTTTGTTTGATTTTCTCCAAAGAGTAATGATCGGGAACGATCTCCACATTGTAAGCAAATCTTTCGATGAACTCTTTAGCCAAAGCATTCCAATTTGGCCACTGTTTCATCTCTTGAGAAGTAAACCATTCCAAGGCCTCTCCGCTTAAGCTTTGGCTAAAGAGTCGCATTAATAAAGCTTCATTCTTCCCAACTCCTACGAGTTGATCACAATAGGCTCTCAAATGAGCCAAAGGATTCCCAGTTCCACCAAAAGTATCAAATTTAGGTACTTTAAACCCTTCAGGAAGGTCCAGATCTGGATGGATACACAAATCTTCATAATTCAAACCAACCACATCCGGGGTATAGTGAAACTCTTTCATAGCTTTTATAATTTCCTCTTTCATGCTTTGCTTGGTTACTTCATCTTTGGTCCTCCACTCCCTTTCTTGTTCTTCATAGTGATCAAGTTCGGAACCGTTGGTATAGGGCTCATTTGAGATTGGAATTTGGAAAGCTGTCTTTTGAGGCAGGGGAGGGATAATGGGAGGATTTGGTGTATTTTGAGGGACTTGATAATTTTGGGGGAATGTTTGACGGTTAGTATGCTGATTTTGATGATGGGGAAAGGTCTGTGGATTGTTAACATTTTGGTTTTGTGGTGGAGGACAGGCTTGAGGGTTGGTGTTTTGTGGGGGAGGAAAGCTTTGGGGATTGGTATTTTGAGGGTGAGGTGGTGCTTGGTAGGAAGCAGAAGCATGATGGAGGTTGGAAGTGGTGAGGTCAATAATAAAGGCATTTTGTGTGGGGTTTAAGGATGGGTTTTGAACGTGTTCCGTACTTGAACTTGGAGAAGGAAAGTGAATTGGAGGTCTTCCATCGCCTGGAACGGGCGTGTT
This DNA window, taken from Solanum dulcamara chromosome 3, daSolDulc1.2, whole genome shotgun sequence, encodes the following:
- the LOC129883473 gene encoding uncharacterized protein LOC129883473, whose translation is MRVEIQKNRELSNLAIAANTPVPGDGRPPIHFPSPSSSTEHVQNPSLNPTQNAFIIDLTTSNLHHASASYQAPPHPQNTNPQSFPPPQNTNPQACPPPQNQNVNNPQTFPHHQNQHTNRQTFPQNYQVPQNTPNPPIIPPLPQKTAFQIPISNEPYTNGSELDHYEEQEREWRTKDEVTKQSMKEEIIKAMKEFHYTPDVVGLNYEDLCIHPDLDLPEGFKVPKFDTFGGTGNPLAHLRAYCDQLVGVGKNEALLMRLFSQSLSGEALEWFTSQEMKQWPNWNALAKEFIERFAYNVEIVPDHYSLEKIKQKSTESYREYAYRWRKEASRVRPPMTEKEIIEVFVRNQEPEYYDRILLLVGAKFAEVVKIGETIEDGLKTGRITCVAIQTSSSDLFKKKREDVSFIFHTPNRRIQRSSSFSSRKTSPSKIYPPSPQNPYPIFYVQSSYETLPPNYLPPHYQNAPRGYQTQQRPNFRTPAAFRQNRPSYRHVPPPPQNNYNLTQPNFENRPARSFTPLVESRTKLFERLRDADIIHPIAPKSADTSSRFFRADQICAYHSNSVGHDTETCVNLRHKIPDLIDREVVTLQTATPNINNNPLPNHEGVNVNMIEVGKDWNADSLDKSDNLKKPLPHVCQSFSVQEPVNNVGLGEGVSDAMIIETSGI